The genomic segment CGTGAGGGTCAGCAGCCGCGTGCGGTCCAGCAGGCGCCGGAGCTCGCCGAGCTCGCGCTCGCGCCCGACGAAGCTCGTCCGGGCGACGGGCAGGCGGGGCGGCGGGAGGTCCGGCGGCGCGGGATCGGCGAGCAGCTCGCGGTACAGCGCCCGGGTCTGGGGATCGGGATCGGCCTCGCTGTGGGCCCGCAGCCCGGCCCGCAGCTCCTCGAACTGGGCCAGGGCGTCCTGGCGGCGCCCCGCCGTGGCCAGGACGCGCATGAGGGCGCGCCGCGCCGGCTCGTGGCGGGGCGCGTCGGCGACGGCCCGCTGCAGCCGCGTGATCGCCGAGCCGTGGTCGCCTCCGGCGGCGTCGCGCTCGGCGATCCGCAGGACGACGTCGAGCTGCAGCTCGGCGAGCGCCCGCCGCTGGCCCTCCGTCCACGGCTCGAAGCGGTCCTCGGGCAGCAGCTCGCCGCGATAGAGCTCCAGGGCCTCGTCGAGCCGGCCCGCCGCGGCCGCGGCCTCGAAGGCGTCGACGTCGGTCCACGCCCCGGGGTCCAGCGCCAGGACCTCGTCGGCCAGCGTCAGCGCACCTGGGTCGCCGAGTGCACGGCGGGCGGCGTGCAGCGCCTGGTGCAGGTTGTTGGCCGCCGCGGCGGCATCGCGCTCGGGCCAGAGCAGCTCGGCGACCGCGTCGCGGTGCTCGCGCCGCCCGGGGGTCAGCGCCAGGACCTTGACGAGCGACCGGGCCTTGCGCAGGCGCCATGCGCGCTCGGCGACCGTCACCTCTGCGGTCTGCACCGAGAAGCCGCCCAGGAGTCGGATGCGCAGGGTGTCTCGGGACACGCGGGATCCCCCGCGGCGAGCCTACTCCCGTCCGGACGGCGCCGGGACCGCGGCGCGGCGCTCGCGGGAGCGGTGGTGGAAGAAGGAGGCGAACGTGCCCGCCATCGACGTCACGACGGTCACCGCGTAGAGCTCGAGCCCGACGTCGAGGATCTTGCCGCCCGGGGTCAGCGGGTTGGGGAACTGCGAGGACACCGTGAGCATCTGCGTCGTGGTCCAGAACAGCGCGTTGCCGAACGTCGTGATGTCCCCGCGGCCGTGCTCCAGCCCCCATCCGGCGCCCGCCGCCAGGAGGTCGACGATGACCGTGACGAGCATCAGGCCGGCCAGGCGGCTGCGCAGGTCCGCGTGCGCGGGGGTGGCGCCCCGCAGCGTCATCGACGCCGACGCGAGCAGGCGCAGCAGCGGATGGGGGTGCGGATCGGGCACGGCCGCGAGTGTCCCGGGGGCGGCGGACGGTGACGGCGTCCCCGTGCTCGGTACAATCCCTCCTGCCACAGTCGGATTTGAAACCGTTGCCCGAGATCATCGACATCTGCCCCGTGACCGAGCTCCCCCCGGGCGCCATGCGCGTCGTGGAATGGGAGGACCTCGAGATCGCCGTCATCAACTGCGCCGGAGAGCTGTTCGCGATCGAGGATCGCTGCTCCCACGACGACGGTCCGCTGGCCGAGGGCGTCCTGCACCAGGACGCCTGCGCGATCGAATGCCCGCGGCACGGCTCCCTGTTCGACCTGCGCACCGGATTCCCGAAGACCCTTCCTGCCTATGAGCCCGTGGAGACCTTCTCCGTCCGGGTCCAAGGCGACCTGATCAAGCTGGAGGTCGAGTAGCCCATGGCTGCCACGCCCGAGTCCACGAAGGTCCTGACCCCCGACGAGGCCTCCCTCCGGACCCTCGGCTCCGACTACACGGAGCGCTACGGGTTCCACGACGCCGAGAACTACCTCTACAAGGCGCCGAAGGGCCTCAACCGCGAGATCGTCGAGAAGATCTCCGAGCTCAAGGACGAGCCGCAGTGGATGCGCGAGTTCCGCCTCAAGGCGCTGGACTACTTCCTCGCGCGCCCCATGCCGACGTGGGGCTCGCCGATGCTCGCCGACGTCGACTTCGACGACATCCACTACTTCGTGCGGTCCTCCGAGAAGGCCAGCCGCTCCTGGGACGACGTGCCCGAGGACGTCAAGCGCACGTTCGACCGCCTCGGGATCCCCGAGGCCGAGCGCAAGTTCCTGGCCGGCGTCGGCGCCCAGTACGAGTCCGAGGTCGTCTACCACCAGGTCAACAAGGAGCTCGAGGCCCAGGGCGTCGTGTTCCTCGACATGGACACCGCGCTGCGCGAGCACGAGGACATCGTCAAGGAGTACTTCGCGACGATCATCCCGCCCAACGACAACAAGCTCGCCGCGCTCAACAGCGCCGTGTGGTCGGGCGGCTCGTTCGTCTACGTGCCGCCGGGCGTGCACGTCGAGATGCCGCTGCAGGCCTACTTCCGCATCAACACGGAGAACATGGGCCAGTTCGAGCGCACGCTGATCATCGCCGACGAGGGCTCCTACGTGCACTACGTCGAGGGCTGCACGGCCCCGACCTACTCGTCGGACTCGCTGCACTCCGCGGTCGTCGAGCTCATCGCCAAGCCGGGCGCGCGCATCCGCTACACGACGGTGCAGAACTGGTCCAACAACGTCTACAACCTGGTCACCAAGCGTGCGGTCGCCCAGACCGACGCCACGGTCGAGTGGGTCGACTGCAACCTCGGCTCCAAGCTGACGATGAAGTACCCCGCCGTCTACCTCATGGGCGAGCGCGCCCACGGCGAGGTCCTGTCCATCGCCTTCGCGGGCGCGGGCCAGCACCAGGACGCCGGCGCCAAGATCGTCCACGCCGCGCCGAACACCACGAGCAACATCTTCGCCAAGTCGATCTCCAAGGACGGCGGCCGCTCGTCCTACCGCGGCCTGCTCGAGGTCGCCAAGGGCGCGCACGGCTCGAAGTCCAAGGTCGTCTGCGACGCGCTGCTGCTCGACGAGCACTCGCGCTCGGACACCTACCCGACGATCCGCATCAACGAGGATGCCGTCGACGTCGGTCACGAGGCCACGGTCTCCAAGGTCGGCGACGAGCAGCTCTTCTACCTCATGTCGCACGGCCTCAGCGAGGAGGAGGCGGGCAAGCTCATCGTCAACGGCTTCATCGAGCCCATCGTCAAGGAGCTCCCGATGGAGTACGCCGTCGAGATGAACCGCCTGATCGAGCTGCAGATGGAGGGCTCCATTGGCTAGCGCCACCGCGCACGGAAGCGACCCCGCCGTCGGGGCGTCCGTGCCGCAGCTCGGCGTCGAGCTGCCCACGTTCAAGGGGACGCCCGGCTGGGAGTTCACCCCGATCGACAAGCTCGACCTCGCGGCGCTGCCGGCCGCCCCGGCCGGCACCGGCACCGCGGGCGTCGCGCTGCTTGCGCCCGAGGGCGGCGTGGGCCCCTCCGAGGAGGAGCCCGGGACATCGGACCCATCTGCCCTCATCGTCGCCCCGTTGCGCGTGGCGCTCGAGCGCCACGCCGAGGTCGTCGGCCGGCACTTCGGCACCGTCGTGCGCCCGTCGTACTTCGCGACGGTCAACGCCGACCAGTGGACCGACGGCACCCTGGTCTACGTCCCGCGCAACGTCAAGGTCGAGGCCCCGATCGTCATCACGACGGTCCAGGACCGCCCGGGCACCTCGCTGCACCACCGCACGCTCGTGGTGCTCGAGGAGGGCGCGGAGGCCGAGGTCTGGGACCAGGTCGCGTCCTCCCACGACGAGGAGGCGCTCGTCAACGGCGTCGTCGAGCTCGTCGTCGGCGACAACGCCACGCTGCGCTACTTCGGCGCCCAGACCGTCAACGAGAAGACCTGGGTCTTCGGGTCCCAGCGCGCCGTCCTGGGCAAGGACGCCGAGCTGGACTGGACGACGCTGGGCTTCGGCGGCTCCAACGGCAAGGTGTTCCTGGAGACCACGCTGGCCGGCCGCGGGTCGACGGCCAAGGTCACCGGCGCCTACGCCACGCGCGGGCGCCAGCACATCGACTACGACACGCTCCAGGAGCACGCGGCGGCCGACACGGTCTCCGACCTCGCGTTCCGCGGGCTGGTCAGCGGGCGGTCCACGGCGGTCTGGCGCGGCATGATCAAGGTCGACCCGGGCGCGCAGCGCACCGACGCCTTCCAGGAGGCGCGCAACCTGCTCATCGGCAACAAGGCCCACGCCGACGCCATCCCCGGCCTGGAGATCCTCGCCGACGACGTGCGCTGCACCCACGCCGCCGCGATCGCCCAGATCGACCCCGAGCAGATCTTCTACCTGCGCTCGCGCGGACTGGAGCGCCCCGTGGCCGAGCGGCTCGTGGTCGAGGGCTTCCTCGGCGCCGTCGTCGAGCGCTACGCCGAGGGCCCGATCCGCGACACGCTGGCCGGCGCCATCGACGCGCGCCTGGCGACCGTCCTGGGCTAGGCCGCCGGAGACCGCGGGCCGCGGGTTTCGCCCCCTGGGCGAGCACCCGCCGAGCGAACCTCGCCTCCTGGGCGAGCGTTCTCCGGGCTAGGTCGACGGAGACCGCGGGCCGCGGGTTTCGCCTCCTGGGCGAGCACCCGCCGAGCGAACCTCGCCTCCTGGGCGAGCGTTCGCCAGCACCTGCGTGAGCTGGTCCACGCTGACGAAGTCCAGGCCCAGCGCGTGGAGCTTCTTCCACGCGACGCGGCCGGCCTCGTCGATGACGAACGTCGCGCGCTGGGTCCCCAGGACGGGGCGCGCCACGCCGTAGGCGCGCGCGACGGCCTTGTCGGGATCGGCGAGCAGCGGGACGGTCAGGCCGTGGTTGGCGGTGAACGCCTCGTGGCTGGCGACGTCCTGGCCCGAGATGCCCACGACGATCGCATCGAGCGCCGAGAGGTCCTCCGAGCGGTCGCGGTAGGAGCAGAACTGCTTCGTGCACACGGGCGTCTCGTCGCCGGGGTAGAACGCCAGCACCACGCGGCGGCCGCGATGGTCGCCGAGGCGGAAGCGGCCGGCGGTGCCCTGGAGCTCGAAGTCGGGCGCAAGCTCACCCACCTGCGGTCCTCGTGGCATGCGTGGAAGAGTAGGGGACCGTGGACCCCTGGATCGCCGCCCGCGCCACCGCCATCGCCGCACGTGCCGAGCGCGAGCTCGAGGCCCTCGTCGGCGTCTCGACCCCGTCGGGCGACGTCCGCGGCGCCCAGGAGGCCGCCGCCATCGCCGCGGCGCTCCTGCCCGACGGCGCCGAGGTCGAGCACGTGCCGTGCTCCTCGCCCGGCCACGCCCCCGACCTGGTGGCGCGCCTGAGGGGCACGGGACGCGGGCGCATCCTCCTGCTCGGTCACCTCGACACGGTCGTCGCCCACGACGGCCACCGTCCCCTGGAGCCCGACCCTGACGACGCCGACCGCCTGTTCGGGTCGGGGACCGTGGACATGAAGGGCGGCGACGTCCTGGCGCTCGGCGTCATGCGCGCGCTGGCCGCCGAGCCCGAGCGCTTCGCCGAGATCGCGCTGCTGCTCGTCGTCGACGAGGAGTGGCGCGTCGGCCCGTTCGCCCACGTGGAGCGGTTCGCGGGCTTCGACGCCTGCCTGTGCTTCGAGGCCGGCGAGCTCACCACCGGCGGCGAGGACGCGGTCGTCGTCAAGCGCAAGGCGGCGGGGACCGTCGAGGTGCTGGCCCAGGGCCGGTCGGCGCACTCGGGCTCGGCGCCCGACCGCGGCGTCAACGCCCTGCTGGCGCTCGCCGAGGCCGCCCGGGCCATCGCCGGCTGCCACGATCCCCGCGGCCCCGAGCGGCTGACCGCCGTGCCGACCGTGCTGCACAGCGGCGACGCCTTCAACGTGGTCCCCGCCGAGGGCCGGCTCATCGCCGACGTCCGGGCCGACCGGCTCGAGGCCTTCGCCGCCGTGCTGGCCGCCGTGCCGGCGCAGGTCGGCGGCGCGACGCTGACGACGCGCCTGGCGCGCGAGTGGCCGGGGATGGACGCGCGCGCGGCGACGGGCCCGCTGCTCGAGCAGGCCGGGGCGCTGCTGGGGCGGCGCGTGGCCGGCGCGGCCCGCGGCGGCGCCAGCGATGCCAGCCACTTCGCCTCGGCGATCCCCCTGACCGTCGACGGCCTCGGCCCCCGCGGCGGGGCCGCGCACAACCCCGGGGAGTTCGTGCGGGTCTCGTCGCTGCGGACCCGCGCCGAGGTCGCGCTCGCCGTCGCGCTCGCGGCCCTGGATCCTGGAAATGGGGCGTGAAGGTACGCATTCGGACGTCGTTATGACGACATCCCGCCGCGCGCCTCGCTAAGCTCACGCGGTCGTTTCACCAGCCGAATCCCCGGCGGACGTCGTCGGGGAGCGGGGGACCCAATGGCCGGAACCATCCGGTCACGGGGCGAGTCGTCGCCAGCGTGCGACGTAGCGCCACTCTCTTGGCGCGAGCCCGACAGCTAACCCCGTAGGCGCCGCCAAAGAGAGGGTTCCCCCGTTGTCGTCGTTGTCGTTCCGTTCGTCGTTCCTCGGTCTGGTGGCCGCCTTCGCGGCTGCCGCGGTGCTCCTCGTCCCCGCCGCCGCGGGCGCCGCCACCTCGGCCTCGAGCACCAGTTCGGCCGCTCTGGGCAAGAGCACCCTGCGCCGCGGCGACACCGGCGCCGCGGTCAAGGCGCTGCAGCGCCTGCTGACCCGGGCCGGGTTCAAGACCACCGCCGACGGCCAGTTCGGGTCCGGCACCGCGAAGGTCCTGCGCCGCTTCCAGCGCGCGGCCGACCTCAAGGCCACCGGCGTCGCCGACGCGGCCACCGTCAGCGCCCTGCGGCGCGCCACCAACGGCTCGGCGTCGCGCAACACCAACGGCGGGTTCGGCCTGCGCAGCGCCGGCGGGTCCCAGCACCTCGGCGACCGCATCCCGCTCCAGCAGGGCATGAGCGGCCACGACGTCCGGATCCTCCAGGACTTCCTCACCCGCGCCGGGTTCAAGACCGGCATCGACGGCGAGTTCGGGGCGGGCACCCTCAAGAGCGTCAAGCTCTTCGAGACCGACCGGCAGGTCGCCCAGGACGGGATCGTCGACGCCGCCGACATCGACCTCCTGCGCTCCCTGGTCGCCGGGGACGGTGGCGCCCCCGCCACGGCGGCCCAGCCCCCGCCGCTGGCGCCCGGCGACAAGGCCACGATCGGCGCCGACGGCCTGGCGGTCGCCCCGGCCAGCGCGCCCGACCCGGTCAAGCAGATCATCGCCGCCGGCAACGAGATCGCCAAGACGCCCTACCACTACGGCGGCGGGCACGGCACGTGGCAGGACACGGGCTACGACTGCTCGGGCTCGGTCTCCTACGCGCTGCATGGCGCGGGCCTGCTCGACCAGGCCCTGCCCTCCGGCGACTTCACCTCCTGGGGCGAGCCCGGCCCCGGCCAGTGGGTGACCCTGTACGCCAACGGCGGCCACATCTACATGATGGTGGCGGGCCTGCGCTACGACACCAGCGGCCGCCAGCAGGACGGCACGCGCTGGCATGCCGACACCCGGTCGAGCAGCGGCTACACGGCCGTCCACCCGCCCGGCCTCTGATCCGAAGGCTCCGCGCAGGGGTGCGTGGCGACGGCGGGGGGCCCCGGGCCGCCCGCCGCCGACCTGCCGGCGCGCGGGGCCGGTGCAGTACAACACCGGTCCGTGCCGCCGCACCCCGAACGCCCGCCCGCGACCACCGACGAGGAGCTGCTCGGCACCAAGCGCCGCTCCATCGTCGCCACGCGCACCGAGTCCGAGCGCGTCGAGGTCATCGAGCACGAGCTGCGCACGGGCTTCGGCGCGCTGCGCGAGCTGGGTCCCGCCGTGTCGTTCTTCGGCTCGGCGCGCACGCCGCCCGAGGCCGACGCCTACGCGAAGGCCCGCGAGACCGCACGCCGGCTGGGCGAGGCCGGCTTCGCGATCATCACGGGCGGCGGTCCCGGGATCATGGAGGCCGCCAACCGCGGCGCGCGCGACGCGGACGCCACGTCGGTCGGGCTGAACATCGAGCTGCCGTTCGAGCAGGCGGCCAATGCCTACCAGGACATCGAGCTGCGGTTCTCATACTTCTTCACCCGCAAGCTCATGTTCGTGCGCTACGCCACGGCGTTCGTGGTCATGCCCGGCGGCTTCGGGACGCTGGACGAGCTGTTCGAGGCGCTCGTCCTCGAGCAGGTCGACAAGATCCGCGACTTCCCCATCATCCTGTTCGGGACGGCGTTCTGGGCGGGCCTGCAGGCGTGGATCGTCGAGCGCCTGCTCGACGAGGGCCTCATAGGCCCCGCCGACCCCGGGCTGCTCGTGGCCACCGACGATCCGGCCGAGGTCGTCAGGCTCGTCGAGGCGGCGCGGACGCGCCAGGAGGACCCGTGACCGCCGACGGCGCCACGGGCGGCGTCACGTCGTCGTAGCGGGCGCGCACCGCGTCGATGTAGTCGGCCATGTGCTGGGCGACCCCCGGGTCGTCGATCTCCAGCACGTTCTCGGCGTTGAGCTCGCCCGACCGCGACAGGTTGAACGAGCCGACGAACGTCACGTCGTCGGCGACCGTCACCTTGGCGTGCATGTAGTCGTGGACGGTGCCCGGCGCATAGGGCGTCGAGCGCTTGCCGTGGAAGGCGGCCCCCTCGAGCACCTGCGCGAGCAGCGGTGCCTTCCACGACGACGCGGGGTTGGCGCCCCACTGGTCGAAGACCTGCAGGACCTGGGTCCAGTCGCACACCCCGGCGACGTCGACGCGCCGCTCGGCGCAGACCTCGGCCAGGGTCCCGAGCACGGGCCCGGAGGTCAGCACGGGGGAGGCGATGCGCACGCGGCGGCGGGCGCGGCCGATGACGGCCGCGATGCGGTGGGCCAGCGCCTCGCCACGCCCCGGGCAGAACCAGGGCGCGACCGTGGCGGTGCCGCCGACGGAGACCGCGACGGCGTCGCGCTCGCCCGAGCCCTCGACGCGGCCGCGGGACCACAGGTCGTCGAAGTCGCGCGCGTAGGCGGCCGCGACCGCCGCCGAGTCGACGGTGACGATGACGTTCTCCTCGCGGGTCCACGAGTCCAGCGTCCAGTTCGTCGATCCCGTCCACACGCCGGTCCCGTCGCGCACGACGTACTTGTGGTGCATGAGGTCCGGCTCGCCTCCGATGCCGCGCAGCGGCACGCCGAGCTGGGCGAGGATGTCCGGACGGGTCCGCGGCGGCGGCGGGAACGGGACGCGCCGGGCGCCGTCGACGTTGTAGGCGATGCGCACCGCGACGCCGCGCCCCGCGGCCGAGCGCACGGTGCCGGCGACGGCGTCGCCGACGGCGCCGGGCAGGCGCACGTCGTACAGCGCGATGTCGAGGCTCGTGTGGGCCGTGCCCAGGAACGCGATGAGGTGGGCCGCCACCGCCTCGGCGGTCTGGCCGCCGTCGGTCAGGGTGTGCAGCGTGATGGGTCCGTCGCGTCCGTCCATCGGCGGGCGCGACGCTACCGGCCGCGCCACCTGCTTGCATGCACGATCGCCCGGTGCCCCGCGCCGGCCGACCGCGCCATGAGCGACGACGCCCTGCATCCCACCCGCTCGGTCCGCATCCCGCTGACCGAGGTCGTGCTGCGGGCGAGCCGGTCCTCGGGGCCGGGCGGCCAGCACGCCAACGTGACCGCGTCGCGGATCGAGGCCTCCTTCGACGTGGCGGCCTCCACGGCGCTGACCCCCGAGCAGCGCCGCCGCGTCATGGACCGCTGCGGGCCGGTCGTGCGGGCGGTGGCCCAGGACGCCCGCAGCCAGGCCCGCAACCGGGAGCTGGCCCTCCAGCGCCTGGAGGAGCGCCTGGCCCGCGCCCTGCACGTCCAGCGCTCGCGGACCCCGACGCGCCCCACGAAGGCCTCGCGGACGCGCCGCCTGGACGCCAAGGCCCGCCGCTCGTCGGTCAAGCGCGCCCGCCGGCCACCGGGCGACGACTGATCCGACGCGCCAGGTCGGGGCCCGCGCCGTTTACCGCGTGGTCCGACCGGGAACCTCCAAGGTCTATGACGGTCGTTTCCACGCCTCGTCCCGCCGAGGGCACCACCCACCTGCCCCCGCGCACCGACGCCCAGCTGCTGGAGGCCTATGCGCACTCGCGCGATCCCCGTCTCCGCAGCGCCCTCGTCGAGCGCTTCCTGCCGCTGGCCCGCTCGATCGCCAAGCGCTACCGCAAGGCCGAGGAGCCCTTCGACGACCTGCTGCAGGTCGCCAGCCTCGGGCTTCTGAAGGCGATCGACCGCTTCGACCCCGCCCGCGGAATCGCGTTCTCGAGCTTTGCCGTGCCGACCATCGTCGGCGAGCTGCGCCGCCACTTCCGCGACCGCTGCTGGTCGGTGCGCCCGCCGCGCGAGCTGCAGGAGCGCGCGCTGGAGGTCGACAAGTACCGCACCGAGCTCACGACACGGCTGGGGCGCTCACCGTCGGTCCGCGAGATCGGCCAGGCGCTCGAGCTCGACGACGAGCAGGTGCTCGAGGCGCTGCAGGCCCAGCAGGGCATGCGCGCCACGTCGCTGGACGCCCCGCGCGGCAACGGCGAGGACCAGGACGCCACGCTGGCCGACGCGTTCGGCGCCGAGGACCCCGAGCTGGGCCGCGCGGAGCATCGCGCGACGCTGTCGCGGCTCTTCGAGCGCCTCGACGAGCGCGAGCAGCGCGTGCTGCGCCTGCGCTTCGAGGAGGACCTCACCCAGGAGGAGATCGGCCGCATCGTCGGCGTCTCCCAGATGCAGGTCTCGCGCATCATCCGCGGCGCGGTGGGCAAGCTGTCCGCGTCGCGCGGCCGGTCGCTCTGACCCGTCGTCCCGGTGGGCGGCGGACCTCACGCCCCGCGGGATGGGGTCGGGCGATGAGCGCCAACCTCGCGACGATCCTCACCGCCTCCGCGGGGCGTCATCCCGACCGCGTCGCGCTCAAGCTCGACGACGCGGATTTCAGCTACGCGTTGCTCGACGAGGCCGCCGCGCGGGTGGCGGCGATGCTGAAGGCCAAGGGCGTCGAGCCCGGCGACCGCGTCGGGATCATGCTGCCCAACGTCCCCTACTTCCCCGTGGCCTACTACGGGGTGCTGCGCGCCGGCGGCGTCGTCGTCCCGATGAACGTCCTGCTCAAGGGCCGCGAGGCCGGGTTCTACCTCTCGGACCCGCAGGCCAAGCTCCTCTTCGCCTGGCACGACTTCGCCGACGCCGCGCGCCAGGGCGCCGAGGCGGCCGGGGCCGAGCTCGTCCTCGTCAAGCCCGGCGAGATCGAGGGCATCATCTTCGAGCACGAGCCCGACCCCGAGGTCGCCGAGCGCGCCGACGACGACACCGCGGTCATCCTCTACACGTCGGGCACGACCGGGACGCCCAAGGGCGCCGAGCTCACCCACAGCAACATGCGCCGCAACGCCGAGGCGTCCGTGGCGCTGTTCGGGCTGGCCGAGGACGTCGTGGTCCTGGGGGCACTGCCGTTGTTCCACTCCTTCGGCCAGACGTGCGGGATGAACGCCACGATCCTCGCGGGCGGCTGCCTCACGCTCATCCCGCGCTTCGAGCCGGCCAAGGCCCTGGAGATCATCCAGCGTGACCACGTCACCGTCTTCGAGGGCGTGCCGACGATGTACAACGCGATGCTGCACCTCGACGGCCGCGAGCAGTACGACACGTCGTCGCTGAAGGTCTGCGCCTCGGGCGGCGCGGCCCTGCCCGTCGAGCTGCTGCACGGCTTCGAGGCGGCGTTCGGCTGCAAGGTCCTGGAGGGCTACGGCCTCTCGGAGACCTCGCCGGTGGCCTCGTTCAACCACCCCGACCGCGAGCGCAAGGCGGGGTCCATCGGCACGCCCATCGAGGGCGTGGAGATGAAGGTCGTCGACGAGTCCGACGACGAGGTGGCCCCCGGCGAGGTCGGCGAGATCGTCATCCGCGGCCACAACGTCATGAAGGGCTACTGGGGCAGGCCCGATGCGACCGAGGAGGTCATGCGCGGCGGGTGGTTCCACACGGGCGACATGGCCAAGGTCGACGAGGACGGCTACTTCTTCATCGTGGACCGCAAGAAGGACCTCATCATCCGCGGCGGCTACAACGTCTACCCGCGCGAGATCGAGGAGGTGCTCTACGAGCACCCGGCCGTCCGCGAGGCCGCAGTCGTCGCCGTTCCGCACCCCGAGCTGGGGGAGGAGGTCGGTGCCGCCGTCGTGCTCAAGGACGGCGAGGACGTCGACGAGGACGCCATCCGGGCCTACGTGAAGGAGAACGTCGCGGCCTACAAATACCCGCGGCACGTGTGGTTCGTCGACGAGCTGCCCAAGGGTCCCACCGGCAAGATCCTCAAGCGTGAGATCGAGGCGCCGGACGTCGAGTCCGCCGGTTCGCAGGACGGCTGACCCACGGCGGCCGGGCCCGATCCGGGTCCGCGTTCACCGCGGATTCACGGACGGCGCTTGCGACACCTGGTACGTTCCCCGGCGAACGGCCGGGGGTTGGCCCCGGTGGACAAGTCGTGCGGGCGTCGCAGGTGGCAGGAGCGTCTCCTCCCAGACGAAACGCAGCACACGAGGGACGGAGAGAACACTCACATGCCCAGCGGAACCGTGAAGTGGTTCAGCGACGACAAGGGGTTCGGGTTCATCACCCCGGACGCCGGCGGCAAGGACCTGTTCGTGCACCACAGCGCGATCATCGCCGACGGCTACCGCTCGCTGCCCGAGGGCGCGAGCGTGACCTACGAGGAGGAGAGCGGGGA from the Baekduia soli genome contains:
- a CDS encoding Rieske (2Fe-2S) protein translates to MPEIIDICPVTELPPGAMRVVEWEDLEIAVINCAGELFAIEDRCSHDDGPLAEGVLHQDACAIECPRHGSLFDLRTGFPKTLPAYEPVETFSVRVQGDLIKLEVE
- the sufB gene encoding Fe-S cluster assembly protein SufB, translating into MAATPESTKVLTPDEASLRTLGSDYTERYGFHDAENYLYKAPKGLNREIVEKISELKDEPQWMREFRLKALDYFLARPMPTWGSPMLADVDFDDIHYFVRSSEKASRSWDDVPEDVKRTFDRLGIPEAERKFLAGVGAQYESEVVYHQVNKELEAQGVVFLDMDTALREHEDIVKEYFATIIPPNDNKLAALNSAVWSGGSFVYVPPGVHVEMPLQAYFRINTENMGQFERTLIIADEGSYVHYVEGCTAPTYSSDSLHSAVVELIAKPGARIRYTTVQNWSNNVYNLVTKRAVAQTDATVEWVDCNLGSKLTMKYPAVYLMGERAHGEVLSIAFAGAGQHQDAGAKIVHAAPNTTSNIFAKSISKDGGRSSYRGLLEVAKGAHGSKSKVVCDALLLDEHSRSDTYPTIRINEDAVDVGHEATVSKVGDEQLFYLMSHGLSEEEAGKLIVNGFIEPIVKELPMEYAVEMNRLIELQMEGSIG
- the sufD gene encoding Fe-S cluster assembly protein SufD, whose amino-acid sequence is MPQLGVELPTFKGTPGWEFTPIDKLDLAALPAAPAGTGTAGVALLAPEGGVGPSEEEPGTSDPSALIVAPLRVALERHAEVVGRHFGTVVRPSYFATVNADQWTDGTLVYVPRNVKVEAPIVITTVQDRPGTSLHHRTLVVLEEGAEAEVWDQVASSHDEEALVNGVVELVVGDNATLRYFGAQTVNEKTWVFGSQRAVLGKDAELDWTTLGFGGSNGKVFLETTLAGRGSTAKVTGAYATRGRQHIDYDTLQEHAAADTVSDLAFRGLVSGRSTAVWRGMIKVDPGAQRTDAFQEARNLLIGNKAHADAIPGLEILADDVRCTHAAAIAQIDPEQIFYLRSRGLERPVAERLVVEGFLGAVVERYAEGPIRDTLAGAIDARLATVLG
- a CDS encoding peroxiredoxin; its protein translation is MGELAPDFELQGTAGRFRLGDHRGRRVVLAFYPGDETPVCTKQFCSYRDRSEDLSALDAIVVGISGQDVASHEAFTANHGLTVPLLADPDKAVARAYGVARPVLGTQRATFVIDEAGRVAWKKLHALGLDFVSVDQLTQVLANARPGGEVRSAGARPGGETRGPRSPST
- a CDS encoding M20/M25/M40 family metallo-hydrolase → MDPWIAARATAIAARAERELEALVGVSTPSGDVRGAQEAAAIAAALLPDGAEVEHVPCSSPGHAPDLVARLRGTGRGRILLLGHLDTVVAHDGHRPLEPDPDDADRLFGSGTVDMKGGDVLALGVMRALAAEPERFAEIALLLVVDEEWRVGPFAHVERFAGFDACLCFEAGELTTGGEDAVVVKRKAAGTVEVLAQGRSAHSGSAPDRGVNALLALAEAARAIAGCHDPRGPERLTAVPTVLHSGDAFNVVPAEGRLIADVRADRLEAFAAVLAAVPAQVGGATLTTRLAREWPGMDARAATGPLLEQAGALLGRRVAGAARGGASDASHFASAIPLTVDGLGPRGGAAHNPGEFVRVSSLRTRAEVALAVALAALDPGNGA
- a CDS encoding peptidoglycan-binding domain-containing protein, which gives rise to MLLVPAAAGAATSASSTSSAALGKSTLRRGDTGAAVKALQRLLTRAGFKTTADGQFGSGTAKVLRRFQRAADLKATGVADAATVSALRRATNGSASRNTNGGFGLRSAGGSQHLGDRIPLQQGMSGHDVRILQDFLTRAGFKTGIDGEFGAGTLKSVKLFETDRQVAQDGIVDAADIDLLRSLVAGDGGAPATAAQPPPLAPGDKATIGADGLAVAPASAPDPVKQIIAAGNEIAKTPYHYGGGHGTWQDTGYDCSGSVSYALHGAGLLDQALPSGDFTSWGEPGPGQWVTLYANGGHIYMMVAGLRYDTSGRQQDGTRWHADTRSSSGYTAVHPPGL
- a CDS encoding LOG family protein; the protein is MPPHPERPPATTDEELLGTKRRSIVATRTESERVEVIEHELRTGFGALRELGPAVSFFGSARTPPEADAYAKARETARRLGEAGFAIITGGGPGIMEAANRGARDADATSVGLNIELPFEQAANAYQDIELRFSYFFTRKLMFVRYATAFVVMPGGFGTLDELFEALVLEQVDKIRDFPIILFGTAFWAGLQAWIVERLLDEGLIGPADPGLLVATDDPAEVVRLVEAARTRQEDP
- a CDS encoding phospholipase D-like domain-containing protein produces the protein MDGRDGPITLHTLTDGGQTAEAVAAHLIAFLGTAHTSLDIALYDVRLPGAVGDAVAGTVRSAAGRGVAVRIAYNVDGARRVPFPPPPRTRPDILAQLGVPLRGIGGEPDLMHHKYVVRDGTGVWTGSTNWTLDSWTREENVIVTVDSAAVAAAYARDFDDLWSRGRVEGSGERDAVAVSVGGTATVAPWFCPGRGEALAHRIAAVIGRARRRVRIASPVLTSGPVLGTLAEVCAERRVDVAGVCDWTQVLQVFDQWGANPASSWKAPLLAQVLEGAAFHGKRSTPYAPGTVHDYMHAKVTVADDVTFVGSFNLSRSGELNAENVLEIDDPGVAQHMADYIDAVRARYDDVTPPVAPSAVTGPPGASAPPRRA
- the arfB gene encoding alternative ribosome rescue aminoacyl-tRNA hydrolase ArfB — protein: MSDDALHPTRSVRIPLTEVVLRASRSSGPGGQHANVTASRIEASFDVAASTALTPEQRRRVMDRCGPVVRAVAQDARSQARNRELALQRLEERLARALHVQRSRTPTRPTKASRTRRLDAKARRSSVKRARRPPGDD